The Burkholderia sp. NRF60-BP8 genomic sequence GTGCTGCCGGCCGACAAACTGCTCGACGAGGCGATTGCCGCCGCGACGACGATCGCCGAGTTCTCGCTGCCGGCGGTCATGATGGTCAAGGAGTCGGTGAACCGCGCGTACGAGACGACGCTGGCTGAAGGTGTCCACTTCGAGCGGCGATTGTTCCATTCGCTGTTCGCAACCGAAGACCAGAAGGAAGGGATGGCGGCATTCGTCGAGAAGCGCAAGCCAGTGTTCAAGCACCGCTGATCGGCCGGCACCGTGCGCCGCGGCAAGTCCGCTGTCCGCTCTGTGTCGATTCTCGGCGTGATTGCTTCGCCCGGTTCCTCAAAAGCCTCCGTGCGCGGCAGCGCACGGAGGCTTTTTCAAACTTTCTTCACAAAAGGCTTGCGCGGACGGGGGCGGATGCATAGAATCACGCCTCTTTCGCGCTAACGGAAACGCGGCGCGGGAGGAAGGGAAGCGGTGCTGTTGAGGTTCGGAAGTAGCGAGCCCGACGGCGCAGAAAGATGGCCCCGCAGTCGCAACGATGTCGTGCAGAAAGTTGTTGACGAGCTGCGAAACACGGTTCATAATCTCGTTTCTCTGCTGCTGAAAACGCAGCGCTGCCGGGAAACTTCAGGTTCCCTCGCAGAATGCTCTTTAAAAATTAACAGCCGATAAGTGTGGGCGCTTGATGAAAGCGAGCTGATCCTCGGATCAGATAGCAAAAGTATCAAGAGTCTCACACTAAAGTAAGTCAGGTTTATGAAGTGATTCATATTCCTGTCAGCTTTGAGTGAGCGACCGGTTTCTAACGAAACCGAAAACAGTAACAGGTTTGAACTGAAGAGTTTGATCCTGGCTCAGATTGAACGCTGGCGGCATGCCTTACACATGCAAGTCGAACGGCAGCACGGGTGCTTGCACCTGGTGGCGAGTGGCGAACGGGTGAGTAATACATCGGAACATGTCCTGTAGTGGGGGATAGCCCGGCGAAAGCCGGATTAATACCGCATACGATCTACGGATGAAAGCGGGGGACCTTCGGGCCTCGCGCTATAGGGTTGGCCGATGGCTGATTAGCTAGTTGGTGGGGTAAAGGCCTACCAAGGCGACGATCAGTAGCTGGTCTGAGAGGACGACCAGCCACACTGGGACTGAGACACGGCCCAGACTCCTACGGGAGGCAGCAGTGGGGAATTTTGGACAATGGGCGAAAGCCTGATCCAGCAATGCCGCGTGTGTGAAGAAGGCCTTCGGGTTGTAAAGCACTTTTGTCCGGAAAGAAATCCCTGGCTCTAATACAGTCGGGGGATGACGGTACCGGAAGAATAAGCACCGGCTAACTACGTGCCAGCAGCCGCGGTAATACGTAGGGTGCAAGCGTTAATCGGAATTACTGGGCGTAAAGCGTGCGCAGGCGGTTTGCTAAGACCGATGTGAAATCCCCGGGCTCAACCTGGGAACTGCATTGGTGACTGGCAGGCTAGAGTATGGCAGAGGGGGGTAGAATTCCACGTGTAGCAGTGAAATGCGTAGAGATGTGGAGGAATACCGATGGCGAAGGCAGCCCCCTGGGCCAATACTGACGCTCATGCACGAAAGCGTGGGGAGCAAACAGGATTAGATACCCTGGTAGTCCACGCCCTAAACGATGTCAACTAGTTGTTGGGGATTCATTTCCTTAGTAACGTAGCTAACGCGTGAAGTTGACCGCCTGGGGAGTACGGTCGCAAGATTAAAACTCAAAGGAATTGACGGGGACCCGCACAAGCGGTGGATGATGTGGATTAATTCGATGCAACGCGAAAAACCTTACCTACCCTTGACATGGTCGGAATCCTGCTGAGAGGTGGGAGTGCTCGAAAGAGAACCGGCGCACAGGTGCTGCATGGCTGTCGTCAGCTCGTGTCGTGAGATGTTGGGTTAAGTCCCGCAACGAGCGCAACCCTTGTCCTTAGTTGCTACGCAAGAGCACTCTAAGGAGACTGCCGGTGACAAACCGGAGGAAGGTGGGGATGACGTCAAGTCCTCATGGCCCTTATGGGTAGGGCTTCACACGTCATACAATGGTCGGAACAGAGGGTTGCCAACCCGCGAGGGGGAGCTAATCCCAGAAAACCGATCGTAGTCCGGATTGCACTCTGCAACTCGAGTGCATGAAGCTGGAATCGCTAGTAATCGCGGATCAGCATGCCGCGGTGAATACGTTCCCGGGTCTTGTACACACCGCCCGTCACACCATGGGAGTGGGTTTTACCAGAAGTGGCTAGTCTAACCGCAAGGAGGACGGTCACCACGGTAGGATTCATGACTGGGGTGAAGTCGTAACAAGGTAGCCGTATCGGAAGGTGCGGCTGGATCACCTCCTTTCCAGAGCTATCTCGCGAAGTTGAGCGCTCACGCTTATCGGCTGTAAATTTAAAGACAGACTCAGGGGTCTGTAGCTCAGTCGGTTAGAGCACCGTCTTGATAAGGCGGGGGTCGTTGGTTCGAATCCAACCAGACCCACCATTTGTCTGGCGGTACACACCTGAGGCATCTGTACTCATGGGGGGCATAGCTCAGCTGGGAGAGCACCTGCTTTGCAAGCAGGGGGTCGTCGGTTCGATCCCGTCTGCCTCCACCAATCTTCAATGACAAGCGTTCGACTGCGTCGAACCTTTGTCATTGGCGATTGAGCCAGTCAGAGCGGTACGTAGTAAGTATCGGCTGTCGTTCTTTAACAATCTGGAAGAAGTAAGTAATTTGGATAGCGGAAGCGTCTTTGAGATGGACGTGGAAACTATCCGGGTTGTGATTGTATCGATGTATCTCAAGATGATTCGAACTTCATGTTCGGCTCAATTTGGAATACGGCACACACGTAGTGTGGGCTCCGCGTAAGTGCTAAAGCACTAACGCTGAGCGACACGCGAGAACTCAACCTGTAGCGACTGTAGCGTCGAAAGATGAGACAGACTCGTTATAGGGTCAAGCGAACAAGTGCATGTGGTGGATGCCTTGGCGATCACAGGCGATGAAGGACGCGGTAGCCTGCGAAAAGCCCCGGGGAGCTGGCAAACAAGCTTTGATCCGGGGATATCCGAATGGGGAAACCCACTCCTTATGGAGTATCCATGGCTGAATACATAGGCCATGTGAAGCGAACGCGGTGAACTGAAACATCTAAGTAACCGCAGGAAAAGAAATCAACCGAGATTCCCAAAGTAGTGGCGAGCGAAATGGGATGAGCCTTGCACTCTTTATTTGTATTGTTAGCCGAACGCTCTGGAAAGTGCGGCCATAGCAGGTGATAGCCCTGTAGGCGAAAACAGTATGAAAGAACTAGGTGTGCGACAAGTAGGGCGGGACACGTGAAATCCTGTCTGAAGATGGGGGGACCATCCTCCAAGGCTAAATACTCGTGATCGACCGATAGTGAACCAGTACCGTGAGGGAAAGGCGAAAAGAACCCCGGGAGGGGAGTGAAATAGATCCTGAAACCGCATGCATACAAACAGTCGGAGCCTCGCAAGGGGTGACGGCGTACCTTTTGTATAATGGGTCAGCGACTTACGTTCAGTAGCAAGCTTAACCGTATAGGGCAGGCGTAGCGAAAGCGAGTCCGAATAGGGCGTTCAGTTGCTGGGCGTAGACCCGAAACCAGGTGATCTATCCATGGCCAGGATGAAGGTGCGGTAACACGTACTGGAGGTCCGAACCCACTAACGTTGAAAAGTTAGGGGATGAGCTGTGGATAGGGGTGAAAGGCTAAACAAACCTGGAAATAGCTGGTTCTCTCCGAAAACTATTTAGGTAGTGCCTCGTGTCTCACCTTCGGGGGTAGAGCACTGTCATGGTTGGGGGGTCTATTGCAGATTACCCCGCCATAGCAAACTCCGAATACCGAAGAGTGCAATCACGGGAGACAGACATCGGGTGCTAACGTCCGGTGTCAAGAGGGAAACAACCCAGACCGCCAGCTAAGGTCCCCAAATATAGCTAAGTGGGAAACGAAGTGGGAAGGCTAAAACAGTCAGGAGGTTGGCTTAGAAGCAGCCACCCTTTAAAGAAAGCGTAATAGCTCACTGATCGAGTCGTCCTGCGCGGAAGATGTAACGGGGCTAAGCTATATACCGAAGCTGCGGATGCGAGCTTGCTCGCATGGTAGGAGAGCGTTCCGTAAGCCTGCGAAGGTGCGTTGAAAAGCGTGCTGGAGGTATCGGAAGTGCGAATGCTGACATGAGTAGCGATAAAGGGGGTGAAAGGCCCCCTCGCCGTAAGCCCAAGGTTTCCTACGCAACGTTCATCGGCGTAGGGTGAGTCGGCCCCTAAGGCGAGGCAGAAATGCGTAGCTGATGGGAAGCAGGTCAATATTCCTGCACCGTCGTTAGATGCGATGGGGGGACGGATCGCGGAAGGTTGTCCGGGTGTTGGAAGTCCCGGTCGCTGCATTGGAGAAGGCGCTTAGGCAAATCCGGGCGCAGGATTCAAGGGTGTGGCGCGAGCGACTTAGGTCGCGAAGCAATTGGAAGTGGTTCCAAGAAAAGCCTCTAAGCTTCAGTCTAACGATGACCGTACCGCAAACCGACACAGGTGGGCGAGATGAGTATTCTAAGGCGCTTGAGAGAACTCGGGAGAAGGAACTCGGCAAATTGGTACCGTAACTTCGGGATAAGGTACGCCCTTGTAGCTTGACTGGCCTGCGCCAGGAGGGTGAAGGGGTTGCAATAAACTGGTGGCTGCGACTGTTTAATAAAAACACAGCACTCTGCAAACACGAAAGTGGACGTATAGGGTGTGACGCCTGCCCGGTGCCGGAAGATTAAATGATGGGGTGCAAGCTCTTGATTGAAGTCCCGGTAAACGGCGGCCGTAACTATAACGGTCCTAAGGTAGCGAAATTCCTTGTCGGGTAAGTTCCGACCTGCACGAATGGCGTAACGATGGCCACACTGTCTCCTCCCGAGACTCAGCGAAGTTGAAGTGTTTGTGATGATGCAATCTACCCGCGGCTAGACGGAAAGACCCCATGAACCTTTACTGTAGCTTTGCATTGGACTTTGAACCGATCTGTGTAGGATAGGTGGGAGGCTATGAAACCGGAACGCTAGTTTCGGTGGAGCCGTCCTTGAAATACCACCCTGGTTTGTTTGAGGTTCTAACCTTGGCCCGTGATCCGGGTCGGGGACAGTGCATGGTAGGCAGTTTGACTGGGGCGGTCTCCTCCCAAAGCGTAACGGAGGAGTACGAAGGTACGCTAGGTACGGTCGGAAATCGTGCTGATAGTGCAATGGCATAAGCGTGCTTAACTGCGAGACCGACAAGTCGAGCAGGTGCGAAAGCAGGTCATAGTGATCCGGTGGTTCTGTATGGAAGGGCCATCGCTCAACGGATAAAAGGTACTCTGGGGATAACAGGCTGATACCGCCCAAGAGTTCATATCGACGGCGGTGTTTGGCACCTCGATGTCGGCTCATCTCATCCTGGGGCTGTAGCCGGTCCCAAGGGTATGGCTGTTCGCCATTTAAAGAGGTACGTGAGCTGGGTTTAAAACGTCGTGAGACAGTTTGGTCCCTATCTGCCGTGGGCGTTGGATATTTGAAGGGGGCTGCTCCTAGTACGAGAGGACCGGAGTGGACGAACCTCTGGTGTACCGGTTGTCACGCCAGTGGCATCGCCGGGTAGCTATGTTCGGAAGAGATAACCGCTGAAAGCATCTAAGCGGGAAACTCGCCTTAAGATGAGATATCCCTGGAGGCTAGACCTCCTTGAAGGGTCGTTCGAGACCAGGACGTTGATAGGTCGGGTGTGTAAGCGCAGTAATGCGTTCAGCTAACCGATACTAATTGCCCGTAAGGCTTGATCCTATAACAAGTCTGCCTTAACAGGACTTGTTGATTCTCGTGTGCGATACACACAACTCAAAATTACTGCTTCTTCCCGGATTGGTTGCGCTGCGAAGCAACGCAACAACCCTCTTTGCCTGATGACCATAGCGAGTCGGTCCCACCCCTTCCCATCCCGAACAGGACCGTGAAACGACTCTACGCCGATGATAGTGCGGATTCCCGTGTGAAAGTAGGTAATCGTCAGGCTCCCTAAGCCAAGAACCCCCGCCCGAAAGGCGGGGGTTTTTGCATTGGCACGGCGGAAATACGCGGTGCAGGCGGAAAGCGTCACCCAGCCTATCGGCGTTAGCACTCCGGCACCGCATCAATTGCAACATCAAATCCCATCAACCGCTCCTATCTTTCGCGATTCAATCGATTATTGATCGTATCCTCGATCAAGATCGCAACTTGCGCGCCGCAGCGTATCGTCAGGCGCGCTTGTGCGACCAACTTTCCGCTTCCTAGAGCCGGCCACGTTATCCCGTTTTCGTCCGGCTAATCCAAAATCGGCGCGAAACCGGCGCTTTATTCGGCGGGTCCACGTAAAATTTGCGAATCCCCCTCTTTGCATTCAAAACGATGAACGCCGCCACCCAGGTAGCCCGGGCTGTTTGCCCGCATGATTGTCCGGACACGTGCGCCATGCGGGTGACCGTCGAGAACGGCAAGGCAATCAAGGTCACGGGCGATCCCGACCATCCGCCGACGCAGGGCGTGTTGTGTACGAAGGTCAGCCGATACGCGGATCGCGTTCATCATCCCGATCGCCTCACTGTCCCGCTCAAGCGGGTCGGCCCGAAGGGAGAGGGGCGCTTCGTGCCGATCAGCTGGAGCGAAGCGTTCGACGAGATAGGACGTCGCCTCGGTGAAATCGCCGCACGCGCGCCGGAAGCGATCGTGCCGTACAGCTATGCGGGAACGATGGGGCTCGTGCAAGGCGAAGGCATCGCCCAGCGCTTCTTCCACAAGCTCGGCGCCTCGCGGCTGGAGCGGACGATCTGCGCGGCAGCCGGCGCAGCGGGGCTGCGATATACCTACGGCGGCAGTGTCGGCATGCACCTTGAATACTTCGAGGAAAGCGAGCTGATTCTGATATGGGGCGCGAATCCGATTGCATCGAGCCTGCACTTCTGGACCCGCGCGCAGGAAGCGAAGCGCCGTGGCGCGCGTCTTGTCGCGATCGATCCATATCGTTCGCTGACCGCGGAGAAATGCCATCAGCACATCGCACTGAAGCCTGGTACCGATGGTGCATTTGCGCTCGGCATGATGCATGTGGTGATTACCGAAAACCTGCTCGATCACGATTACATCGCCGACCATACGCTCGGCTTCGACGCGCTCAAGGCGCGCGCACTGTCCTATCCGCCGGAACGCGTGGCGGAGATCTGCGGCATCGATGCGTCGGTGCTGATCGATCTTGCGCGTCGCTACGGCGCTACCCGGAAGGCATCGATCCGCCTCAACTACGGCATGCAGCGTGTTCGCGGCGGCGGCAATGCCGTGCGCGCGATTGCCAGCCTGCCGGCGCTGACGGGAGCGTGGCGCGATCGGGCAGGCGGCCTGCTGCTCTCGTCGTCGGAATCGGCGCCCGTCAATCAGGCGGCGCTGCTGCGTCCGGACCTGATGCCGGGTTGGCCGCACAAGCTGCCTCGCATCATCAACATGAACGCGATCGGCGACGCACTGCTGCATCCGGGGGACGCGACGTTCGGGCCGAAAGTCGAAGCAGTGATCGTGTACAACTCGAATCCGGTGGCGGTTGCACCGGACTCGTCGAAAGTCGCCGCGGGCTTTGCACGTGACGATTTGTTCACGGTCGTTCTCGAGCACTTCAAGACAGATACGGCCGATTTCGCCGACATTGTATTGCCGGCGACCACGCAGCTCGAACATCTGGATGTCCATAAATCGTATGGCCATACCTACGTGATGGCGAACCTGCCAGCGATCTCGCCGGTGGGAGACGCGCGGCCGAACACGGAGATCTTTCGCGGGATCGCGCGCAGCATGGGCCTCGACGAACCCGCGCTCTATCACAGCGACGAAGAGGTCGCGCGCGCGGCGCTTCGCTGGGACGATCCGGCGCTCGACAGCGACTGGGACACGCTGAAGCGGGTCGGCTGGCTGAAGCTCAAGCTGCCGGAGGCGCCGTTCGCGAATGGCGGTTTCCGCACGCCCTCCGGCAAGTGCGAGTTCTACAGCCCGCGGCTCGAGCAGATGGGCATGGACCCCGTCCCCGACTACCTGCCGCCGTTCGAATCCACCGAAGCCGCGCCCGAGCTCGCCGCACGCTATCCATTGGCGATGATTTCGCCGCCGGCCCGCCACTTCCTGAACAGCACGTTCGTGAACGTCGACAGCCTGCGTTCGACGGAAGGCGAGCCGCACCTCGACATGCATCCGTCCGACGCCAGCGCTCGCGGCATCGCAGAGGGCGACATCGTCCGCATCTTCAACGACCGCGGCTCGATGCAGGCCCGCGCGCGAATCACCGATCGCGCGCGGGCCGGGCTCGTCGTCGGGTTGTCGATCTGGTGGAAGAAACTGTCGCCGGACGGCAAGAATGCGAACGAGGTGACGAGCCAGGCGCTGACCGATCTGGGCAATTCGGCGACGTTTTACGATTGTCTTGTGGAAGTTGAGCGGATTTGATCGAATATCGCCGTATGATCAGACGAAATTGACACGCAAGTTCGAAGTGGACATCTAACCCTGTTGTCTCGGGGCGGGGGAGCCGTTACGATGCGTTTTAGCACGACCATTCGAAAATCTGTGAGGAGACGCGCGGTATGGACAAAATTTGGCTGAAATCGTACCCACCCGGCGTTCCAGCCGAAATCGACTCCTCTCCTTATCCGTCCGTCCCGGACCTGCTCGACGAAAGCTTCCGGCAGTATCGCGACCGTACCGCGTTCGTTTGCATGGGCAAGCGGATCACGTACGGCGAACTCGACAAGCTGTCGCGTCAGTTCGGCGCCTGGCTGCAGTCCCGCGGCCTGGCTCGCGGGGCGCGCGTCGCGATCATGATGCCGAACGTGCTGCAGTACCCGCTGACGATCGCTGCGGTCCTGCGCGCCGGCTATACCGTGGTCAACGTCAATCCGCTCTATACGCCGCGCGAGCTCGAGCATCAGTTGAAGGACAGCGGTGCCGAGGCGATCGTCATCCTGGAGAATTTCGCGTCGACGTTGCAGGCCGTCATCGCCAATACGGCCGTCAAGCACGTGGTCGTCGCATCGATGGGCGACCTGCTGGGCATCAAGGGATGGATCGTCAATTACGTCGTGCGCAACGTGAAGAAGATGGTGCCTGCGTGGCAACTGCCGTCGTTCACGCGCTTCAAGGCCGCGCTCTCGGAGGGCGCACGACAGGCGTTCAGGCCGCAGAAGATCGGCCCCGACGACGTCGCGTTCCTGCAGTACACGGGCGGTACGACCGGCGTTGCGAAGGGCGCGACGCTGCTGCACCGGAACATCGTGTCGAACGTGCTGCAGGCCGGCGCCTGGCATCAGCCGGCCCACGACAAGTACCCCGACGTGGAACAATTCGTGACGGTTGTCGCGCTGCCGCTGTATCACGTGTTCGCACTGACCGTCTGCGGTTTCCTGACGATGCGCACGGGCGGCATGGGCGTCCTGATCC encodes the following:
- a CDS encoding long-chain fatty acid--CoA ligase, which gives rise to MDKIWLKSYPPGVPAEIDSSPYPSVPDLLDESFRQYRDRTAFVCMGKRITYGELDKLSRQFGAWLQSRGLARGARVAIMMPNVLQYPLTIAAVLRAGYTVVNVNPLYTPRELEHQLKDSGAEAIVILENFASTLQAVIANTAVKHVVVASMGDLLGIKGWIVNYVVRNVKKMVPAWQLPSFTRFKAALSEGARQAFRPQKIGPDDVAFLQYTGGTTGVAKGATLLHRNIVSNVLQAGAWHQPAHDKYPDVEQFVTVVALPLYHVFALTVCGFLTMRTGGMGVLIPNPRDIAGMIKELKGYRISTIPAVNTLYNALLNHPDFDQLDLSKLVIANGGGMAIQEGVAKRWYEKTRTAIIEGYGLSETSPVATCNPVTATEYSGTIGLPLPSTEVAIRDDAGNDVALGEPGEICIRGPQVMAGYWNRPDETAKVMFADGFFKTGDVGVMDARGYVKIVDRKKDMILVSGFNVYPNEVEDVVASHPGVFEVAAVGVPDEHSGEAVKLFVVKKDPSLTDKDILAYCKERLTGYKRPKLVEFRTELPKTNVGKILRRELRDGRA
- a CDS encoding molybdopterin-containing oxidoreductase family protein produces the protein MNAATQVARAVCPHDCPDTCAMRVTVENGKAIKVTGDPDHPPTQGVLCTKVSRYADRVHHPDRLTVPLKRVGPKGEGRFVPISWSEAFDEIGRRLGEIAARAPEAIVPYSYAGTMGLVQGEGIAQRFFHKLGASRLERTICAAAGAAGLRYTYGGSVGMHLEYFEESELILIWGANPIASSLHFWTRAQEAKRRGARLVAIDPYRSLTAEKCHQHIALKPGTDGAFALGMMHVVITENLLDHDYIADHTLGFDALKARALSYPPERVAEICGIDASVLIDLARRYGATRKASIRLNYGMQRVRGGGNAVRAIASLPALTGAWRDRAGGLLLSSSESAPVNQAALLRPDLMPGWPHKLPRIINMNAIGDALLHPGDATFGPKVEAVIVYNSNPVAVAPDSSKVAAGFARDDLFTVVLEHFKTDTADFADIVLPATTQLEHLDVHKSYGHTYVMANLPAISPVGDARPNTEIFRGIARSMGLDEPALYHSDEEVARAALRWDDPALDSDWDTLKRVGWLKLKLPEAPFANGGFRTPSGKCEFYSPRLEQMGMDPVPDYLPPFESTEAAPELAARYPLAMISPPARHFLNSTFVNVDSLRSTEGEPHLDMHPSDASARGIAEGDIVRIFNDRGSMQARARITDRARAGLVVGLSIWWKKLSPDGKNANEVTSQALTDLGNSATFYDCLVEVERI